The sequence GGAAAGTGGCCCCGCTGGCGGACGTGGACATGACCATGCACTCATAAAAGAGAGCACAACGGGTGTTTTGTTTTGGCGTTGTTATGTTCCATCCGATTGACAGAGGTAAATGCTACGTCTCTGTTAGGAAATGTAGGTGGCCCTGAAAAGAGCCTTTGGCTTAGCTATTTGTTTTCAGTGACTTATTTTCCCTTGGCCTTGTGGTGGCTCTCGGTCTTCTTGGGCAGCAGCACCGCCTGGATGTTGGGCAGGACGCCGCCCTGCGCGATGGTGACGCGGCCCAGCAGCTTGTTGAGCTCCTCGTCGTTGCGGATGGCCAGCTGCAGGTGGCGCGGGATGATGCGCGTCTTCTTGTTGTCGCGGGCCGCGTTGCCCGCCAGCTCCAGGATCTCGGCCGTCAGGTACTCCAGCACGGCCGCCAGGTAGACCGGGGCGCCGGCGCCCACCCGCTCCGAGTAGTTGCCCTTGCGGAGCAGCCGGTGCACGCGGCCCACGGGGAACTGCAGGCCGGCCCGGGACGAGCGGGTCTTGGCCTTGGCGCGAGCCTTGCCGCCCTGCTTGCCGCGTCCAGACATGGTGAAGTCTCAGTAGCCGTTAGCAACTGGATGGAccaggactgccagagcttgGGCCTTATAGTCTTCTCTGGGCGCGAAAAAGAACCCGTGCGATTGGCTGACTTCTGCCTTTCATTTAGACCAATGAGAAGCGTTGGTGTCGATCTGTATTTCAATTGGACAAACTCCAGTTGACGTCACCGAAATATCACTCAATCAAAAGTGTGCTTTTTCATGCCTTATTTAAATAACACCCTTATAAAAGGGCAAAGCCCAGAGGCCTGAGCGTTGAGTTCCAGTTGTGTCTCTCTCATCATGCCTGAGCCCGCGAAGTCCGCTCCCGCCCCGAAGAAGGGCTCCAAGAAGGCCGTGACCAAGGCCCAGAAGAAGGACGGCAAGAAGCGCAAGCGCAGCCGCAAGGAGAGCTACTCGGTGTACGTGTACAAGGTGCTGAAGC is a genomic window of Peromyscus maniculatus bairdii isolate BWxNUB_F1_BW_parent chromosome 5, HU_Pman_BW_mat_3.1, whole genome shotgun sequence containing:
- the LOC102928052 gene encoding histone H2A type 1-B, whose product is MSGRGKQGGKARAKAKTRSSRAGLQFPVGRVHRLLRKGNYSERVGAGAPVYLAAVLEYLTAEILELAGNAARDNKKTRIIPRHLQLAIRNDEELNKLLGRVTIAQGGVLPNIQAVLLPKKTESHHKAKGK